In Podospora pseudopauciseta strain CBS 411.78 chromosome 2 map unlocalized CBS411.78m_2, whole genome shotgun sequence, the genomic stretch CGGGAAACAAAGATGGGCATTTGACGGACcggaggcggtggggagATGTTATACTTGTTCTGATCTTGTAAGAGATGGAGGTTCTctgaaggggggggtggccGTGTGcgcggggaggtgggatcCGAAGATCCCGTTTTATGGGAGTGTGTAGGGTAcctaaggtaggtagtgtaCAGCCGCGGCCGCCGCGGTCTGCGCATCTTTCCCGATCGACCATACTGTACCTACATTAGGTATATGTGAGGTTAAAAGTTATGACGCTAGCGGCGCTTGAAGAGGGCGGTAGTGCTTGCATGCTCGTGTGCGGCTTACCTACAGCTTGCACTTCTGGTAGTTTGTCTCTCTACCTTATCTTGGGCTGATCTGTAGGATTCATGCTGAAGGGTCGCCGTCTTGAGTCAGGTTGATGTGCTGACAAGAGGTCTAGGAATAGGACGGGCATGAGATGTGCCGAGAATGGACACAGAGTAACTCGGCTGGTGAGGTTATCGATATCAGAGCACTACCTATCTCTTCGGGGGACTAAGAGTTGCGTGGATTACTGATACGAGATACGGCGACCGTTGAAGCTATTCTCTTTCACCCAAGGCCGTAATGATTGGAGGAGGCTCGATGTCACCTCCAAGACGGGCCGGTTGTGAGAATCTACCTTACCCCGGAATGTTAACTCATCTTGGGTCTTCTGTTGGTTGAAGAAATCGATGGATTCAAAACAATTTTgcctccttcacccccgAGAACCCTTGATAGGTCCATTTGAACCGACTACCCTCTGGTTGACTCATTCTTCACCAACGTCAACCATTCAACTTTCTACCTGCAGCCCCGTCCTCTGTGATATGCCCACAGTAGACAGTCACcgctcaccaaccccacaaCTCATGTTACCTTCGCCGTATTTTCCCCCAGTTCCATCAGCGACAATCACTTGTTCTGGCCCCTGGTCTGGTTTAGGTGAAGTGCTCGTGTAATGTGAACTTCCTCCTCGTTTGTCAATCTAAAAGAGTCCACAAACTCTCATTGGTGTCTCATTTTGCAAATTTGTCCAACCCCAGGTCTGACTGAACCTTGCCTCCACTTACACCAACAGAGTGAGAACTGAAGAAAGAGACCCGAGTTTGCCGCTCAACCTTGTTAGtgttcttcttcaacagcgCGCACATGGACCCTTTTATGCAAGATCATCACTGTCACCTTTGTTAGTGTATAGGTCCATCACAATCACATCACAGGTAGTCACGATCTTCTTTGACAGGTTAGgtagggtaggtaggtaaatAGTGAAGCTGCGTTTCAATTCAACTAATCCCTCTTAGGGAATgatcccccccttccttgGTAGTAATAGTAACAAgacagacaacaacaaaaaacaatTATCCCTAATTTAAGTCGAATAATCCCATGATCCGACCTTTGATAGGTACCCCGGATGTTTTAATGATCCAACTCCATGCTTTGCTCACTTGAATAGCATTTGCTTGCTTTGTGTTCCCCATAATTCCCAAACTACCCAAAAAACGCCGTGTGTGATAAGAGCAGACCGGAATGGTGGTAGTGTAAGTTGTTGTGAAAGTGAagtattgttgttgttgttgttgttgttgttgttgttgttgttgttgttggtggtggtgtacaAAAAAGTTGTAGTAAAAAATATTCCGCATCCGGTctgctcatcatcatcccatccatgAAATCAAGAAGCCATCAACGCCTTGTCCGAAAGATGTAGTAAAGAGAGAAGGCCGTTTAGCGACGGATGGACGCGGGCCAGTGGTCTCTGTAGCcgatgggggatggtgggggggcgGCCGGGACGGAGTAGTCGTTTTCTTGTATGTGGTGGATCGGGGTCACAAGCTGGTTGGACTTGGACTGGAGGGTAGCGTTGAGGCTGGCGAAGAGCTCTTGGGTGATGAGGCCCAGAGGCTGGCGCGCGGCCGGGATGGGGATTGGAGCGGCGATCTGAGAGACAGGCATTATGCTTGTGttgtgtttgtttgtttgtgtgtgtgtgtgtgtgtgtatgtatgttggtgaggtgagggttgAAGATCTTGATGGTCAGGAGTAGGGTAGTATGGAGGAGGTCTGATGGTCTTGATATGGCGGACTTGTTTGAAGGCAAGTGTGTTGAGACAAGCAAAGGGCAGGAAGAGCGACCAAGGCTTGGGTATTAATGTGTTTTCTTGGAGATATCCTGTGTTGCTTGAGGCAGTgtaagaaaagaaacagagAAAGAAAGCTGGGAGTCCTGAGACCAACGGACTCTTTATGTAGCAGGCCCGGccagggaaaaaaaaaaaagcaagagACCAGACCGACCTGGTCTCTGGACAGGGAGCAGGGGAGAAGGCAGACAGGGGGGCCAGATTGATGAGAATTCTCGGGGCGGCCCAAGTGGGAACTGTGGAATTCTGGGGAAGGTGGGATGGCTCCCACGGCTCCGTGGATGTACCTTGTACTTTTTCACGACACAGAAAGCCCAAAGAAATCCAAAAGGTCCGAGGTGTCTTGCCCGCGAGGGACGGGAACGGACATGTCAACAAGCCAgtaacaaaaacaaaaaaagcaaacacaAAAGAAGGGAGCAGAGTTttcacctccaacctcctaTCTTTCGCCGTCTGTCTGTCCGTCTgctgtttgtttgttttgctgCTTTTTTCCACATTCGTTGAGGTGGAATGCTTTCAGCGTGTTCACCATTTCCTTGGGTACCCTATACAGCGACATGGCTGCGCTGTTTGGGGGCCAACCCCCCAATGgtgagatgggatgacaAGGACAAAAGGGGCTGCTGTGCTTGCCCTCTCTCCGAGCGTTCCATACCACAGCCGTCACCACCGAAGGCGTCAGTGTTTGGGAAAATGAGAGGACACGAGACAGAGCTAGCACACTGCCGACGACAGTCTAAAGTGGTGCCAAGGACCGGGTCTTCAGCCTGTCGTGGCCATGGTGTTTTTGCGGCCTCTTCGGAGCGAGTGAGAGCAGCAGTTGATGCGCCCTGTAAAATCCCTGTGGGGAGCCATGTTCAGAGTGGGGTGCAGGCCTTGGAGGCACCGGAAATTCCGTCTGGGGTACAGCAGAGAGTGCGGTACGTGGATGGGGAAATGTGGGGAAGACTTTTTTGTCTCagctccttttttttctttccactGTTGCCTCATCCTGTCCGTGACACGTTCCATCTTCCATTTTCCCCTTGCGGCGTGTACGAACCGACCGTGTCAGCCTGAGTGTGGTGCCACAGCTCACCGACCATTCTCTTTTTTCATCGCTCCATGGATTTTCGCGGCACCTCGCTCCGACACTAACAAATCCTGCTGGCCACAGATTGGATTGGCGCGGCTTGAGCAGCTGGAACTTGCAATTGGATTTGGATCGCGATCAGCCGAGGACCCAAGCATGTTCCGACAGTTGGACAGTTGGGGGGCGGCGCATGAACATGAACTCGGTCTCCACGGCGGTCGAACCTTTTTGAGGTCCCTCAGATTACACGACGACGCCGCCCACGTACCTATTTTCTGCTTTCTGTGGGTGATGAAGGCGGCGCAAGCAGGTCGGCACCAACGGTACCTTGTCAGCAAGCACACGGCATCCAGCACACGCATCCGTGGGGGTTATCTTTTTTGATCCCCCATCTGAGTCAGTTTCCTCTGGATCGGACACAATTCCAGTGGCCCTCTCGGAATGTTTACTCTCCACTTCATCTGATGTCAAAGGCATGATGTTCTCATGGATGGCTTCATGCCGTTGCACTCGGCCGTTTCAAGAAGGCTTCTGGAACTCTGGAACTCTGGAATTCTGGAACTTTGGAACCTCGGGGTGCCATTTCCAACCCTATCAGGAAAATCGGCGCCGTTTGCCGGCTAGCGAACAGTGCTTCCCCGGGCGCGTGCTTGGCTCCCTTGGCTGGAGATTGGCCTGACCGCTTCCCCAGATTTTCCCGTCTCCCGGGAGCTGCGCCAAGAGCAGCGATCTTCCCCCAACAGAAGACTCTATTCCCACGTCTTGTCTGATCGCCGCGTTGTGGATCCACGCAGAGACGGCTTGTCATTTGACTTTGACCACCTTCGGCTGTTCTCGACCTCTGTTCCGTCAACTTCCTCCGGCTTCAGAAATGGATGGCCATGTGTCATGTTTTTTGCCTGTCAAAAGCAATCaatatcctcctcacccatcCCTGGTCGATGTTGAtcaaggggagggggctggggAAGAAGCAAATGCCGTATTAAACAACAGATTGCTCATATCTGATTCTTCACTTTGCCGTCAACACAGTACAATTACTGACAATTAACAGACACATTGCCTTCAGCCCTCGTGACTTTTTGCCAGAATTCGGCGTAAATCACCCGGTTTTCCTCCTCGACTGCCACCGTCACGACAAGCCTCACAAAAATATCTCTTCTTGCATTTATCATATCGCTTCCGCTACCAAGCAGTACAAGTTCCTGGACCTTCCTTCTACGTCTGCCATCCGATCGCGTAATCCTGGCGTTCCATTGTGTCCACCGTTTTTTTTTATGCTCCGTATATTTCTCCACTCACCGCACCAAGGTGAAGAATTCTTCACCGGTGTTACATTACAAAGTTGTATTCCTTTCCTTCGAACCGAGGGCTCGGTGAAAAAAAATCAGGCCGCGGATGACGGAGCGGGCGGCAGGCAAGGCAGAAAGATAAGCGTTTTTGTTGACTTTTTGCCGGTAACGACTTAAAACAGGGGTGGTTGAGCCGCGGGAAAAAAGATAGTGGTGCcagggggggagtgggaacTGCACATGGTAACGACAACAGGAGCAGGTTTGTTGACTGTTTAAAGGATGGAAAGATGTCGCGGCGGTGATGTCACTTGTTTTGATCAGTCTGACAGCTGTTCTTTTGGGGAGAACAAGGCTGATACACTCCTGACCGAGGCACAGCACTTCCTCTTGGCTCCGGCACTTGACACAACCTGTTCCTGACCGCTCACACCGATGACGATGCGCATTATCGCCGAGTCCAGAATGGCATCGTTGGGCTATGCTCTGCAGCTTCGATGCGGCCATATGATTAGGCCAAATAgtgtgggttggttgggtcgAGCCGAAGGCTTATGGGGCTTGGGAGAAGATGATGTTTCGTTTCAGatccccaactccaacgACTCTCCAAAAATGAAGTTGGGGGGATTGCGGCACAGCACCCCCGATTTCAACTCTAGACATGCAGATGTCTTGATGGGAGATGCACGCCGGCACGTATAACAGAGGAAGATGGCCGAAACGGAGACCAGGTAGATGCCCGGCCCGGGCCTGTGGCCTTCTGGGAGTGGGATCGGGATCGGCGTGGTGCTGTGGCTATCTGCGGAAGGTATTGGAAGGCACGCCGACGCCGATCTGTGAGCTGCGCCGTCGGCCGGTCTACTTTTGATCACTTATTTACACCCCATATGTATACCGTATAGCCTCCCTGTAGATAGATTTATTAACCCAACCTTTTAAACTGCTGACCCTACTTTTTTCTGTCCACAATCCTAGCCTTTTCTGTCTATAATCCTAGCTTTTATTATCTGTTAATTTAGCTTTTGCTATCCATTTTCAGCTCAAATTGCTGAAAAATATTCTGGGATATCTACAAGACTCTTACGCATGCAATCATCTCATAAGCTATTAAGTATTATCGCCAATACTCTTTTCATTTTGACGGGAACTCTACAGGTCGGAGCAAGACTAAAAACGTTTGCCGTAGTCTGGCCTTTCAATCCGGTTGGAGATACGACACAAAGAGTATCACGTATCTGAACACCATAGCCCTGCTTCATGCTTCATGTTGTTCGAGACTGGTATACTTAAGAGATAAAAATAGAGATCTATCTACGCATCTATTATGTATATACCAAAAAGGTCTTAATGTCTatgtcttcctcctcaaaaagACCATAACTCACTATTATCACTCCAACAGTTGCCAACACACAACAGCTGCTAACACAAGCAAAGAGAAGAGAGCAACCCGGCTATTGTCAAGGATAGATAAAGAGTAGTTTGCGATCCAAATTATATCCGCAGCCGCACACCATCCCTTACCGGCCTCTACCTCTATACAACCCAAAAACCACCAGGCAAACCAAAACCCCAAGCACCCTCCCAGTCGGGAAGTATCTTCCCGGACCTGGCGCACAATCCACTCAACCGAGAACAATTCACGCCTGCTGCCTAACCATCTAAAACAAGAGAAAAGCAACATGAACAATAAAACACCCGCGGTATCCTTTCTCCGTGTAGACCATCTTGTAGCTATGCCCGAAAAgaaaccaccccctcaaatcCCTGAGCTCTTCCCACGAGGTTGGCCGTGCCCCATCACCTTTAGTCAATTTCTCGATCATTTCTACACAACCCACAACCCGCATGAACGAGCAAGCAAAAGCCCAAGACAGAAGCCCATCCAGAGTTCATACCGAATGGATAACCGGCTTGcataaaaaagaaataataacCAGAACAGCCGAAGGGAGACGGCTTTCTTTGACGATCCTGAGGCTTCTTCCGAGTCCTTCTTCAGGGCTATCAAGCAAGGTAGGTAACTATCGGTATCCAAAGTGATTTGGCTGGGTGTTTGTTGAGGCCGAGGAAAATATCCTCACCAGTCATCCTCGCTGGAATCTTGCTCTACCATCTCGCCTTCTTGGTCCTCCATGTCGCTGGAGTCTGGATTGCCCGCGAGGCTGTCCCAGTCGTCTTCGGtgctgtcctcctccccctcctcctcttcctttttctcctcatccttcttcttcttcttctttttcttcttcgcccaCTCCTTCCACTTCGCTCACAATGCCTCCACCTCCTACCGCTTCTTCGCCCGCAAtgcctccacccccttccatTCCACCACTGTACCCGCCTCCGGCTTTTCCATAGCCGCAACCGACTCCGGATTCGTCTCCTTtgtctccttcttctccacctcgCTCAGCCCAGACCCCTGTCATCTCCCAGAATGCCCATCTTTCTATCCCCGACATCTTTCTTGTTACTATAGCCTCCATACGCAGGAACTTTAGCTGGTGCAGCGAAGATGTTGGGTGGAAGaccggtggtggaggtgtggTTCGACGAGGCAGCGTTCATCTTGGAGTTGGCGGGGATGTCATCCTTTGGTAACGCTTGGTaggtggagggtttgggcATGGGGGCCGGTGGAGAGTAGAAGGTCCCAGCAGGGGTAAGGCTTAAACCAGGGTACTCTGGTCTCGGAGGGGAAAAGAGTGGCGGAAGGCTACGGCCTTGACCGTGTTCCTTGGTCGAGGGGTCATGAGGCATGGGTTGCAGGCGAGGGATGGTGGTAGAGGTGTTGGGTTCATCTTGTTCCTGTTGCGCAAAGGTGTCGGGCCTCACAGAGGATACCTGAGGGTTGTTGGGTCCGTTCTGGGTTGGTGCGCGATAAATATTGGATCCTGACGGGATGCCGGGGTAGCGTGTTGATCTGGAGCCAAGGAAAGGGCTCGCTCccggcaaggaggagggggttgttgttgagagagggCCGGGTGTGTAGAAGGGCTTCCTGACGGCGGGCTGCATCGCTCGAAGACTAGTGGCGCTAAATAAGCCATGCATCTCGGTGTTGTGCTCCCTATGAATGAGCTTGTTAATAGGATCAAGGTTAATAGGGAGAGGACAAGACATACTTGATAGTCATATCTGTACAGACCTTGTGGCAGAAAGAACCAGTAACGGGGGGCAATCTCTGCTTCTGTGCTTTAGAAGTGGTTTCGTCCACCTCTACACTACGCCACTGTCTGCGGGTGGCTTGGAGGGCAAGAAAGTAGCACCCGTTGGCTTCGGATTGCGATCGCTCTTTCTCTGGCGCTCACATGCACTGCTCACGTTTGTTAGAAAGTACAGCTTGAGTGAGAACCATAAGAGAAGACATACCAAGGCTGGAGAAACGGAAACGGAACAGGTTTGGGACACCATCGACATGGCGGGACCTCCTTCACAGtcttctcctctcccttccccccaacaGCCGCCAAAACAGCCGTCTTTGAACCCCTCAACTCCTGAAGCTgaacctccctctcccgacCAACCACATCCTTCACCCTCACAGCCATGTCCTCAATAAAATCGCCAGACCTGTCATGAATGTACTTCTGTATCGCACCCATATCCTCATTCAACcgctcctccatctccttctggTGCTTTTCCATCCTCATGGAAAAGTCGTTTCTCAAAGTCTGCAAGTCACCGTTGTGCATCCGCCTGATGTCAGCAACACTCTTCTTCAACAGATAAAACCTCTCGTTGATATCATCGAATCTATCCATCATACGGTCAAATTCATCAAGCGTGAGCTCGCCCTGAGATCGAGCCTCCATGCCAGCAAGCCGGTTGGTGATCTCGTCGAGCTTGGCCATGATTTGGGCGTTGGTTATAGTTTTtattgatggggagggttggagaAACAGGAGCTTGGTGAGGTCGTGAAGGCGGTTGGCTTGTGTTTGTGGGCCATCATTGATGGTTGTCACCTGACCTACCCAGAGGCCGCGGAGGGTGTTGGCCAAGTCAGCGGCAGCGTCGTTGATGCGATCGAGGGGGTTGGTCTCGGTGCTGTCCCTCATGTCGAGCAAGAAGCTGCCAAGAGCATTGATCTTGTCGCCGAGGAGGTCCAGGAGATTATACTCAGAGGCGGCGAGCTGGTTGTCCGGGTTGTTCGAGGCTTGATTCGCATCGGTAACAGAAACCTGAACAACAGGGCGAGGCAGCTGGGCCTCATTGTGAGGAGCATCATGCATCGTGACAGTATGTTTCGGGGTCTTGACTGTTGCTGAAGTAGACGGAGTGGTCTCGTCCTTACGAGCACACCTAGTATAGTGACCACGGCCCATGATAGCTGGGAGTATTTCAAGTGTCGGATGTAGTAatggaaaagagaagaggagTGATGAAAGAGGGAAGAGTAGTGATGAAAAAGGGCAGAGTGGGAAGTAGAAAAGAGCACGATGGAGAAGAGTTTTATACCCGAGTCTTGAAACTGAACAACAAGTTGAACCTAAATCGTTTTTAACTTTTCAACACTCGAAAAATTTCCAGTCACACAACCCAGTTCCACAAACCCGCCATCAATGCCATTAAAGTGAAAAAAGAAACCTTGATGGAATCAACCCTGCCGTTGTGTTTGTGGTCTCCGCCTGTTGAGTAGGTTTCCCGTAAATGTCCTCTTGCGCGTGTTTCGTTGTGCCAGCCCCATTCAATTCTTGCACTGTCTCTTCATATTCTAGAGCTAGTAATGTATAATGTGGTTCATGCCGGTATGCACCTGCTCCCATAAGAGAACGAGCTACTCATCAATACAGGCCATCCTTTTATGGCATACCTCATCCTCATTgaactcatcatccccaggGCTCATCACATACCCTTTCTCCCCCCGCACTTCTCTTGATTCACCTGGTCGATTCATGCCTGAACACATCTCAAGGCCTGCTCCGACTGTTGTTGGTAATCCTCAGATTCCTCATCCATGCTATCGCAGGTTCGCTGCAGTCGGGATATGTTGTTCCACGTGGATCGACGTTGAGAGGGATCCTGGCTCAGGTTTAGGTTAGTCATGGCGTTCCGTTTGCTATTTTATACATATATCATATCGTGACGGTTGTGGCTGCGTGTTGTGTTCGCAGTTTGGCAAGCCTCATGATATGGAGCTTGTGGTGTTGAGAGAGATGGGGGAACAAGAGCGGGATGGCGAGCTGTGACTGGTAATCTTGTCGTTTTGGACACTTGGCACTCATAAGCCACTAGCCATAAGCAGGTAGATGTCAGACTTATCATGTGCTAATAACAAGCTGGGAGTCACACTGGACTTGAAAACCTTCGCATGGAAAGCCACTGATGATAAGGAAAAGTCTATTGACCAATCTCTCCACTCCTGCCCCAATTACGTCCGGGAGCAGCAAGCAGGTGCCATTACTTGCCCTTTCCAATCTGTTCATCCAATTGAAATGTCATCTTTTCATAAAGGCACAGAGCAGCCCAGAGTGTGAGGACGGTGGCGATTTCGAGGAGGGCCATTGGCTTTTGTGGCCGTGGGTTCTGGTGTCAAAGTTTGTTGGGTCGAGATTGATTGGTACTCGAGGATGATACACGACAAGAACGAAGAGACGATGTGTTTGAAGATAAAGCGAACTATTTCTCCCAAGTTTATATACACCTCTGTCCAAGGGCGCCTGAGAAGCTTTCCATCACCCATCTAACTGTACATCTCGATTTGTCTGCCATTATAATGTATGTATAAAAGCCAAATATTTCCCCAACGCCATGCAATGCTCAGTTGTcaaaaaccaaaaaccaAAATTGTGTCTGCATCATCCAACCAACATCCAAACACCCCATCCAAGCACCAGGCCGAGGCCCAGCCCCCTCTCTACTCCCTGAACTGGCCTGAACCCAGAACTGGTGCTCCCACAGCAAGGTCTCTTGACAAAGGTCACGTTGTTCATCCTTGCTGCTACCTCGAAGACACTCCCTGGGTAGTCACCGTAGTTGTAATAATCCACATTCAGGACGTTTGGTGGCCGGGTCCACTGATCCCGGCAGTTCGCCGCTGCCATGCCCAAACTGCCTTTCCCTGACGCTGCGTTGGTGGTATTCAACGCACTAACCGCCGGCACCAAGATTGACTGCCCCAGCAAGGACACCTCGGCGTTGAGGTTGTGATTCATGAGATACAGTCTGTTCTTGGCCTGATCCTCTGGCAGATCTGGTGGGCGCTGAACGGTACATGGGAAGGTATCGTCAAGTGGATCGAAGGGCGTTTCCCACATGGCCGAGAACTCGTCTTGTAGCCAGGGATAGGCAGTGGCGTTGGCATTGTAATCCAGGAACATGACCACCCTCTGCCCCGTCAAAATCATCTGGGCCAGCGTTGGCCAGTCCTCCAGCGCCATTGGAATGACCGGAGGTGTGTAGATGTATTGTAGAATTCCGCTACGCTCGATCCAGGGGACGTATAAGTCTGGGTTTGAGTAGTTGCCATTTCCTAACAGGATGGTGACGACATCGTAAGGATGGGCAGACACCCATTCTCGAACCTTGCCTAACCAGTCCGTGATAGGGCCAGCGTCGAACAGATCGCAGGAGGTATGGCAGAAGTGTGGCTGGGTGCCGTTGACTGGGAACTGAATCTGCCCCTGGAGGAACCGAATTCCATCGTTGAGCTGGTCGGTGACATTATACTGCTGGTTGGCAGCGGCCGAGCCGGCACGAACGAAGGGCGAGTTGTGGCACCCTACTTCGGTGATGTTGCTGTATTTGCGCTCGCATAGCTCGGGGTAATTGTTGCACGGCCGAGTGTTCGTCGGTCGTGGTGGGGTGGATACTGTCGAGGATGCAGTGCCGTTCGTGGAGGTGGTAGCAACAGAAGAGGTGACCGAGCCTGTAAGGGTGGTTACAAGATCTGTCTCGGTATAGTTTGCTGTCAGAACCCCCAGCGAAGTAGGAAGAGAGGTCGTCGCAAGCGTGAtcttggaggagaaggtctGGTAGGTGCCGGTGGGCGTAGCACCGTTGAGTGGGATAGTGCCGCTTTTTGTACCAGTCAGGTAGGTAATGGCCTCTTCGGTGTTCTGTTCGATGCTCTGGCCGGTGACGAGGCTAATGCTGAGGGACGTTGCCCAAAGCAGACGGGTGAAGCGTTTCAACGCCATTATCGTTGTGTTTCCTGAACCCTAAAAAAAGTGCAAAGGGATACAGAGAGGAAGCTTTAAAACCCAAACACGACGTCCTGCTCCTTGCCGTGGATCCCGATCTCGAAAGCAAGCAGCCTTAAAACAGGGATGCTGGCACCGCCGCAGCGCTGTGGGGAGCCAAGTCAGAGCCGAGAGCTTGGAGACCCTTGCAATCGCCAGTGATTATCGAGCGTCGGTCCATGCAACGAAACAACACGAGCTGTTCATTTGTCGACTGCTGGCCGCGCGCGGTTACCTCGATTTTTGTTTCAACTTGAAAGAGATGCCATCTGATATGTCGGCTGTCCATCGTGTCCTGTTCACTCTCTGCCAGTGTCTTTCTTGCCAATGACAGCTCTCAAGCGCGATGACGTCGCCAAAGCTAGCGGCTCTCGGCAACGGTTCAGTGTTTCTGCCAAGGCTGATCGACAGGCTGGTCTGGAACGTCAGATTCTGATTGACTGCCgctcttcttttctcttggAAATCAAGACTTCTTCTGGCTTGTCCTCTGAGCTAGAGACGTGGTATGACGGCCTTTACACTCTGCACGCTGCTATCGCTGATTGACCGACAGTTTGACTGCAGCAGTCAGTTTGGGCTGACAGCTCACCGCTGGGATTTTATGAATATCAAATTCAGGGGCCGGCATCCAATTGACGCCGGGATGGAGCAGGAGCATCAAGCTCCACCCGCCGGACTGGACCCCCGACGCGCGTAACTGCACCGCCCTCCCTCCACTAAATGCTCCTTGGCATCCCATCCACAAACGACATCATTGTTTTTGCTTTAATcatcttttttcttgtctgGCGATCTTTAATTCTCTTGGTGTAGCTCGCcatctgtttttttttttctagtCATAAGCTCGCCCGCTGCATCTCTCGTGGAAACCTTTCGAAGTATCGTGGAGCCGGCATCCCGAGAACCAAGAACCCAAGAACCTTGATGACTGCATATCCTCTGGGCTGAGTTTTGTGTTCTTATCTCACCCACTGTAGCCGCATTTCTCGCTCGCGCCGCTCTTACAACCGGACTTGCTTCCGGCTCACATCTCACATTTCCGGTCAGTGTttgtcaacaacagcaacaatggGCCTCCCGTCAATTCTTAGGCCTCGAAAGAGGAACACAACCACGCCCACCAGCGAGAAACATGCATCCACTGGGCCTTCAACGCCGACATCCAGGCCAGATTATCAGACTGGAAGTGATACCATTCCACAAGACACACTTCGACGGGTGACCAAAACCCGCCGCATTTTTGCTTTGACGGCCTCTATCTCATATCTCATCTCATGGGTGTTTTTGGTGCTGGTATGTTATTGTTGGAGAAATCTTCGCTCTTTGATCACCTTACTGACATGGCTGCAGGTCTTGATTGGCAACACATATCCCAAAGCCGTGCTGTCCGACATCTACTTCTTCAGGCTAGACCTCTCAGACATCATCCCCCTGAGCGTTCCCAATGCCAGACTGATCAACTCCATCGCCCAATCCATCGGTCTACACGACTTCTACCAAGTTGGGCTGTGGAACTTCTGTGAAGGCTTCATCAATGAGTAAGTTCTTTTACTAACAGATACCAGTGTGTCTTCATGCTAACCCTATCACAGAGGCATCACTTACTGTTCCAAACCCGAAACCCTCTACTGGTTCAACCCCGTCGAGATCCTCATGTCCGAACTGTTGGCAGGAGCCACGATTG encodes the following:
- a CDS encoding uncharacterized protein (EggNog:ENOG503PHTQ), whose amino-acid sequence is MPVSQIAAPIPIPAARQPLGLITQELFASLNATLQSKSNQLVTPIHHIQENDYSVPAAPPPSPIGYRDHWPASIRR
- a CDS encoding uncharacterized protein (COG:S; EggNog:ENOG503NWP4), whose protein sequence is MGLPSILRPRKRNTTTPTSEKHASTGPSTPTSRPDYQTGSDTIPQDTLRRVTKTRRIFALTASISYLISWVFLVLVLIGNTYPKAVLSDIYFFRLDLSDIIPLSVPNARLINSIAQSIGLHDFYQVGLWNFCEGFINEGITYCSKPETLYWFNPVEILMSELLAGATIALPTEIITILSILQITSQIMFGFFLTSAILTFLYIFLSPIATKSKWYSLPLSIGAFINMMLVVAASIVGTVISLVFKYAAEAQKELNIKSYVGTKMFVFMWLAAGFGIIGFAVHSGMGCCCVSRRDVTTGRRTLMPDGQGVQRKSVVVR
- a CDS encoding uncharacterized protein (EggNog:ENOG503NV1P; COG:O), producing the protein MALKRFTRLLWATSLSISLVTGQSIEQNTEEAITYLTGTKSGTIPLNGATPTGTYQTFSSKITLATTSLPTSLGVLTANYTETDLVTTLTGSVTSSVATTSTNGTASSTVSTPPRPTNTRPCNNYPELCERKYSNITEVGCHNSPFVRAGSAAANQQYNVTDQLNDGIRFLQGQIQFPVNGTQPHFCHTSCDLFDAGPITDWLGKVREWVSAHPYDVVTILLGNGNYSNPDLYVPWIERSGILQYIYTPPVIPMALEDWPTLAQMILTGQRVVMFLDYNANATAYPWLQDEFSAMWETPFDPLDDTFPCTVQRPPDLPEDQAKNRLYLMNHNLNAEVSLLGQSILVPAVSALNTTNAASGKGSLGMAAANCRDQWTRPPNVLNVDYYNYGDYPGSVFEVAARMNNVTFVKRPCCGSTSSGFRPVQGVERGLGLGLVLGWGVWMLVG